The Hippopotamus amphibius kiboko isolate mHipAmp2 chromosome 3, mHipAmp2.hap2, whole genome shotgun sequence genomic interval ctttttaaaatttcaccattttggtaggtgtgcagtggtattatctcattgtggttttaaattgCAGTTTTGCTGATATTGAATGATGCTGAATAATGTTGAAaaaattttcatgtgcttattggtacATTTGTTTATCTTGCTATGTGAAttttctattcaaatattttgcacattaaaaaaattaagttgtttttctttcattattgaaTTGTCAGAGTTCTGCacacaagtcctttgtcagatacacATTTTGTGAGTGTTGTCTCAGTTTTCACGCAGTATTTTGAGAGGCTGCCATCATGTTCTGTGTCTTCtctatatttttctctgtagttTTTGCTACTTGTCTGGGTCTGGTGTACATATATGCCCGTCACCAATATTTCTGGGGATACTCAGAAGCTGCTAAAAAAAGGTAAGGGACACCCAAGAATTGTGTGTTTAGATGGAAAGTAGCAGAATGGAGTCTATATTAGCTTCCTGTTCCTGAGAGTAGTACCACACCGATGGCGATAACAGCAAAGTGAGGCCCTGCACAGTTAGATGTGAGATAGGAAATTGCAAGGACAAAACTGTCCACTAAATGTGCACTCTTATACGTTAAATCCTTGTAAACATTTTGTGCTATCTCCCAAAAGTTACCAAGGAAATAATGCCACCCAGCCCCGATAATCCTTTGAATGTTCAAAGGAGCCGCTTGACCTCTGTGGCTAGGCATCCTCTTTACTTTATCTGATGAATCAGAATTTTCCAATGGCAAAAGCATGGACGTTCTGGGCAGTGTCCACAAGGAGAGGTCTGCCCCAGGCTCCCCAGCTTCATCCCTGTAGCCCAGTTTGTTTATAACGTCTCTCTCTCATATCTGCCCACAGGATCACTGGCTTCCGGTTGAGTCTTGGGGTTTTGGCCCTGTTGACCATCCTAGGCGCTGTGGGAATTGCAAATAGCTTTCTAGATGAATACCTGGACATCAATGTGGCCAAGAAACTGAGGCACTTCTAACATTCTCCCCTCCCTTTGCGCAAATGCTTGCAGAAGATGTTTCCACTCTAAAGGTTAGATCGTGCCACTTGTTCAATTAAAAGaaatgtctctctctttttttttttttgaaatggctTTGTAGGAACATACCCTTTAGATTTTCCTATTCGTTTAAGAACTAAAGTTTGCTCTGAGAGGAAGTATCCGTAGCAGCAGTGGAAGTTGCTGAGCCCTGGTTTTAGAAGCACATGCCGAAGTCATGACTGCTCGTGGAGGGAGAAAGCAGCCTCAGCCGTCTGTGTCCAGGGCTTTCCGTGGACCACTGCCATCCCTCTCCTCTAAGACGGCTTCTCTGTTGATGGAAAGTTCCAGACAGATGCCAATAAGGCCGCTGAGCCCACTTCATTATTTGCAGAAATGCAACAGATGGTGGGGGAAGTCGGGTAAACACATGAAGTAGCCAGAGAAGAGAGTCATCAACTCATAGCACAAAACACATCTGGCTGTGAAAATGGACTTtataaagaacaaaggaaaaagaaaaagagtatcgTTTTCAAGAAACCATCTATTGGGGAATATCTTGCCCctgggcaggggaaggagggcCATGGTTATAGCTGGAGAGCCTAGGCTGGGTTCCTCTGCACCTCCCATATCATGCGGGGCTGGGGGCCTGCTGCTGTTGGGCCCTGATGTGCAGTCACTGTCTGGTACAAGGCTAGTGACCTTTCTTcactgtcttcatctgtaaaatggggatgcgTCTTCAGGGACCTTAGGAAAATGGAATTATGAGCATATATAACACTTTTTAGCATCAGGAAAAGAGCTCTCTGTCTCTGCTTTTCTAAAGAAAGTATGACAGCCTTGAATTTGGTGTAGGCATCTTCAAGAAGCTTTTTATTGGGACTTTTTTGGTGTGTAGCTACAAAGGCAGTTACAGAGGCTatgaataatagaaaaagaaagcatggcATTAAAACACTAGTGTCTCCAGAATAGTAGGGGAGAAGACACGGCAAGCTCTAGCATCCCAAATAGCAGTGCTAAATACCCCAGAGCACACTGAGAACGATCAGTCTGGGAGTGGGGATGTCTGAATACCAGCCCGGTTCCTCCACTCACTGGGTGTTTGACTTTGGATAAGGCAGCTCACAATAGAGGTTGTGCAGCAAAAGAAGTGAAGACTGCAGAGCCAGCCAACTCTAATCCTGTTCCATCACTCGCTGGCTGTGCTATCGCAGCCCCGTGCagttctctgcctcagttttttctCAGGTGAAATGGAGCTAATATCTTAAAATGCTATGATTCTAtggtctttttactttttagtatTTTGATCAGTTATAGTGACATATGGTGACACTGTAGTTGTTTTATACATTCAAGACAATGAAGGAAGAGAGAGTGCAAATTTTTGACCTTAAAGCATAATTACTGTACACTCATTATCCTTTGAAAGTGGGAAAAAACCTCAACTTTCCAAATCTTACACTTGAGGATTTTTAAACAATTCTATTTTGCCTTTAAATTGGACCTATTTAAAGACGTAAactataaacacatacacagacacgcacacagaATTTGGTTAAACAACATATGGAAAAAAGAAGATGGGCCCATCGACATATCAAAGCtttgtatctttaaaatatctgaactatagaatttatttccttttttctaattctgttgtcaCCAAGGCAACCTCTTGACGATTTTAATTCTTATAAATTTGGCTACAAACGTGCTGGCCAGAGAGATGTTAGTTTATGATCTAtttgacatatatattttttgtatattagtAAGttgactgattttatttttagaaatcagaTTCCTTGCCTCAAAAAGTCAGTGTTATAAACAAAGGGATGGAGAAGAACTTTGCTGCATTAAAAGAGCCTTAAGAGGCATAAAATCCAATTGGCAATGTGGGATCTTTGATCAAATCCTGGTTAGAAAAAAACAGCTATGGGAGATATTTGGGACAACTTGAATAAGGAGTGAGAATTGGGTACTAGGGAATTAATTGTGTTAGGTGTGGTAGTGATGTTGTGTCTAGGAAAGAAAATGCCCTAATTCTTTGGTGCCACATGCTGGGAGGTTGAGGGGTGAAGTGACTGGGTGTGTATAGCTTACTTTGCAATGGTTCCACACAATATATATGTGAAGCATATATGGTGAAGTATTAACAAGTATCAAGTTGGTAAGTGTATAGTGATTCACTGtactactctttttatttttctgatggtttGAAAATGTTTGTAATACAAGTTTAAATATCTGAAACAAAGTTAAAAGCTAAAATCAGGTTCTTAGTAGCTCTGAAGGTTTTTTGTGCTGCGTGCTGTATCCTTGACTTGGAACCTGAGGTAGGGATAGAGCCATAGCATTAGCCCTGGCCTAGCAGCTGTCCTGGATGTGGCAGGGACACTTGGGCCCCAAGTGTGTGAATGTTGTCCTAATCACCTCTGCCTATTACGAAATGAGACAGGTGTCTGTAGTACCTCGTCCAGGGAACTCCAGCATGGAAATCTAATGTCCTTagaacttaaaatgaattaagttAGAAAGATAAAGGACTGGTTATGCAAATAAGTAGCCCTGCTCTCTTCCAAGGTATTTTTTCTCTCCCACTTTTCTTTGCAGGATTGGAAGTAgatgaggtgtggccaaaaatgtcattaataaggaaaaaatcaagtcatttgctttttttttatcctttttctctAGATACAATCTTTCTTGAAAAGAATGGTTAAAGGCAGAAAGAGCTCCTTTAATGCTTTTGAATGTTCCTTAACTTTCCACAATAAAAT includes:
- the MGST2 gene encoding microsomal glutathione S-transferase 2 isoform X3; its protein translation is MITLWMAGWYFNQVFATCLGLVYIYARHQYFWGYSEAAKKRITGFRLSLGVLALLTILGAVGIANSFLDEYLDINVAKKLRHF
- the MGST2 gene encoding microsomal glutathione S-transferase 2 isoform X2, producing the protein MFRAQQNCVEFYPIFMITLWMAGWYFNQVFATCLGLVYIYARHQYFWGYSEAAKKRITGFRLSLGVLALLTILGAVGIANSFLDEYLDINVAKKLRHF